In Anguilla rostrata isolate EN2019 chromosome 1, ASM1855537v3, whole genome shotgun sequence, a genomic segment contains:
- the LOC135253680 gene encoding mitogen-activated protein kinase kinase kinase 7-like isoform X2, giving the protein MSTPSSEMLETPHGYPFEEIEYGDIEVEEVVGRGAFGVVCKAKWRGKDVAIKTIESESERKAFIVELRQLSRVNHPNIVKLYGSCNNPVCLVMEYAEGGSLYNVLHGAEPLPYYTASHAMSWCLQCSQGVSYLHGMKPKALIHRDLKPPNLLLVAGGTVLKICDFGTACDIQTHMTNNKGSAAWMAPEVFEGNNYSEKCDVFSWGIILWEVITRKKPFDEIGGPAFRIMWAVHNGTRPPLIKNLPKPIESLMTRCWSKDPSQRPAMEEIVKIMTHLMKYFPGSDEPLQYPYQYSDDGQCNSATSTGSYLDYTSNSNKSDGNLEQGRNDTIKTMETKFAPHFKPKGETVRPGLPLSRGSSVESLSGRTLVLAPCEGKRMSADLSELEYRGTLGPAARPPYKRGHRKTASFGTVPEVPKFLFTATCSCERRRSVQDLPGLGTESSQGSRGSSRSSSPSARMITADKAGRGYSFSPDDPTDTGGSDNSIPMAYLTLDHQLQPLAPCPNSKESMAVFEQHCKMAQEYLKVQTEIALLFQRKKELIAELDRDEKDQQNTSRLVQEHKKLTEENKSLSTCFHECKKRLELIRTQQQKRQGTS; this is encoded by the exons ATGTCTACACCATCTTCTGAAATGCTGGAAACACCACATGGCTACCCCTTTGAAGAAATTGAATATGGTGATATTGAAGTTGAAGAG GTGGTGGGACGGGGGGCATTTGGAGTGGTCTGCAAAGCCAAATGGAGAGGCAAAGACGTTGCCATCAAGACCATAGAAAGTGAATCGGAACGAAAAGCTTTCATAGTTGAG CTTCGCCAACTTTCTCGTGTAAATCATCCTAACATTGTTAAGCTTTATGGCTCCTGTAACAATCCG GTCTGCCTTGTTATGGAATACGCTGAAGGAGGATCTTTGTACAACG tgctCCATGGAGCTGAGCCACTGCCTTACTACACTGCCTCCCACGCTATGAGCTGGTGTCTGCAGTGCTCACAGGGAGTGTCCTATCTCCATGGCATGAAGCCAAAGGCCCTTATTCACAGAGACCTGAAACCACCAAA CTTACTGCTTGTCGCTGGGGGAACTGTCCTGAAGATATGCGACTTTGGCACCGCCTGCGACATTCAGACCCACATGACCAACAATAAAGGGAGCGCCGCCTGGATGGCACCAGAGGTGTTCGAAGGCAA CAACTACAGTGAGAAATGTGATGTGTTCAGCTGGGGGATCATACTTTGGGAGGTGATCACCCGTAAGAAGCCCTTTGATGAGATCGGTGGCCCCGCCTTCCGCATCATGTGGGCAGTGCACAACG GTACGAGGCCTCCCCTGATCAAGAACCTCCCCAAACCCATTGAGAGTTTGATGACACGCTGTTGGTCCAAAGACCCGTCTCAGCGCCCGGCCATGGAGGAGATTGTGAAGATCATGACCCACCTGATGAAG TACTTTCCAGGATCTGATGAACCCCTGCAGTACCCATACCAGTATTCAGATGACGGACAGTGTAACTCAGCCACCAGCACAG GGTCCTACTTGGACTACACCTCCAACAGCAATAAAAGTGATGGAAACTTGGAGCAGGGGAGAAATGACACCATCAAGACCATGGAGACCAAGTTTGCACCTCACTTCAAACCGAAG GGGGAGACGGTGCGCCCAGGTCTCCCTCTGTCCAGGGGAAGCAGTGTGGAGAGCCTGTCTGGACGGACGCTGGTCCTGGCCCCCTGCGAAGGGAAGCGAATGAGCGCTGACTTGTCAGAGCTGGAGTACCGCGGCACGCTGGGACCTGCAG cACGACCCCCATACAAACGGGGGCATCGTAAAACAGCCTCGTTTGGCACCGTACCAGAGGTCCCCAAGTTCCTGTTCACAG CCACAT GCAGCTGTGAGAGACGCAGATCTGTGCAGGATCTGCCAGGGCTCGGGACCGAATCCAGTCAG GGGAGCAGGGGCAGCAGCAGGTCCTCCAGCCCGAGTGCCAGGATGATCACGGCAGACAAGGCTGGCCGCGGCTACAGCTTCTCCCCAGACGACCCCACGG ATACTGGTGGTTCAGACAACTCCATTCCCATGGCTTACCTGACCCTGGACCACCAACTGCAG cctCTTGCACCCTGTCCCAACTCCAAAGAGTCCATGGCTGTGTTTGAACAGCACTGCAAAATGGCACAGGAGTACCTGAAAGTACAGACGGAAATAGCCTTGCTCTTccagagaaa GAAGGAGCTGATAGCCGAGCTGGACCGAGACGAGAAGGACCAGCAGAACACTTCCCGCCTGGTCCAGGAGCACAAGAAACTGACGGAGGAGAACAAGAGCCTGTCCACCTGCTTCCACGAGTGCAAGAAACGGCTGGAGCTGATCCGCACCCAGCAGCAGAAGAGACAGGGCACCTCCTGA
- the LOC135253680 gene encoding mitogen-activated protein kinase kinase kinase 7-like isoform X1, whose protein sequence is MSTPSSEMLETPHGYPFEEIEYGDIEVEEVVGRGAFGVVCKAKWRGKDVAIKTIESESERKAFIVELRQLSRVNHPNIVKLYGSCNNPVCLVMEYAEGGSLYNVLHGAEPLPYYTASHAMSWCLQCSQGVSYLHGMKPKALIHRDLKPPNLLLVAGGTVLKICDFGTACDIQTHMTNNKGSAAWMAPEVFEGNNYSEKCDVFSWGIILWEVITRKKPFDEIGGPAFRIMWAVHNGTRPPLIKNLPKPIESLMTRCWSKDPSQRPAMEEIVKIMTHLMKYFPGSDEPLQYPYQYSDDGQCNSATSTGSYLDYTSNSNKSDGNLEQGRNDTIKTMETKFAPHFKPKGETVRPGLPLSRGSSVESLSGRTLVLAPCEGKRMSADLSELEYRGTLGPAGSCERRRSVQDLPGLGTESSQGSRGSSRSSSPSARMITADKAGRGYSFSPDDPTDTGGSDNSIPMAYLTLDHQLQPLAPCPNSKESMAVFEQHCKMAQEYLKVQTEIALLFQRKKELIAELDRDEKDQQNTSRLVQEHKKLTEENKSLSTCFHECKKRLELIRTQQQKRQGTS, encoded by the exons ATGTCTACACCATCTTCTGAAATGCTGGAAACACCACATGGCTACCCCTTTGAAGAAATTGAATATGGTGATATTGAAGTTGAAGAG GTGGTGGGACGGGGGGCATTTGGAGTGGTCTGCAAAGCCAAATGGAGAGGCAAAGACGTTGCCATCAAGACCATAGAAAGTGAATCGGAACGAAAAGCTTTCATAGTTGAG CTTCGCCAACTTTCTCGTGTAAATCATCCTAACATTGTTAAGCTTTATGGCTCCTGTAACAATCCG GTCTGCCTTGTTATGGAATACGCTGAAGGAGGATCTTTGTACAACG tgctCCATGGAGCTGAGCCACTGCCTTACTACACTGCCTCCCACGCTATGAGCTGGTGTCTGCAGTGCTCACAGGGAGTGTCCTATCTCCATGGCATGAAGCCAAAGGCCCTTATTCACAGAGACCTGAAACCACCAAA CTTACTGCTTGTCGCTGGGGGAACTGTCCTGAAGATATGCGACTTTGGCACCGCCTGCGACATTCAGACCCACATGACCAACAATAAAGGGAGCGCCGCCTGGATGGCACCAGAGGTGTTCGAAGGCAA CAACTACAGTGAGAAATGTGATGTGTTCAGCTGGGGGATCATACTTTGGGAGGTGATCACCCGTAAGAAGCCCTTTGATGAGATCGGTGGCCCCGCCTTCCGCATCATGTGGGCAGTGCACAACG GTACGAGGCCTCCCCTGATCAAGAACCTCCCCAAACCCATTGAGAGTTTGATGACACGCTGTTGGTCCAAAGACCCGTCTCAGCGCCCGGCCATGGAGGAGATTGTGAAGATCATGACCCACCTGATGAAG TACTTTCCAGGATCTGATGAACCCCTGCAGTACCCATACCAGTATTCAGATGACGGACAGTGTAACTCAGCCACCAGCACAG GGTCCTACTTGGACTACACCTCCAACAGCAATAAAAGTGATGGAAACTTGGAGCAGGGGAGAAATGACACCATCAAGACCATGGAGACCAAGTTTGCACCTCACTTCAAACCGAAG GGGGAGACGGTGCGCCCAGGTCTCCCTCTGTCCAGGGGAAGCAGTGTGGAGAGCCTGTCTGGACGGACGCTGGTCCTGGCCCCCTGCGAAGGGAAGCGAATGAGCGCTGACTTGTCAGAGCTGGAGTACCGCGGCACGCTGGGACCTGCAG GCAGCTGTGAGAGACGCAGATCTGTGCAGGATCTGCCAGGGCTCGGGACCGAATCCAGTCAG GGGAGCAGGGGCAGCAGCAGGTCCTCCAGCCCGAGTGCCAGGATGATCACGGCAGACAAGGCTGGCCGCGGCTACAGCTTCTCCCCAGACGACCCCACGG ATACTGGTGGTTCAGACAACTCCATTCCCATGGCTTACCTGACCCTGGACCACCAACTGCAG cctCTTGCACCCTGTCCCAACTCCAAAGAGTCCATGGCTGTGTTTGAACAGCACTGCAAAATGGCACAGGAGTACCTGAAAGTACAGACGGAAATAGCCTTGCTCTTccagagaaa GAAGGAGCTGATAGCCGAGCTGGACCGAGACGAGAAGGACCAGCAGAACACTTCCCGCCTGGTCCAGGAGCACAAGAAACTGACGGAGGAGAACAAGAGCCTGTCCACCTGCTTCCACGAGTGCAAGAAACGGCTGGAGCTGATCCGCACCCAGCAGCAGAAGAGACAGGGCACCTCCTGA